CGGGAGGGCCTCACCCGGCCGAGGAAGCACTGCAGGAACCACTTTGGAGTATAGATGCCGGTGGACATCTGCTCCTCGTCCTGGcgggagggcaggaggtgctcAGGCCCCACGCCGCGGCCCCTGGAGCCGGGTGGACGCGCtccccatggcccagcccagccccgaggGCGCCCCCGGGCCCCAGGGGGAGGAACGTGACCCCAACTCTGGGCAGCTCGGAGGGCCGTGCCCCCGACCCCCTACCCCGGGCCGGGGGATGGAGCCTCAGAAGCTCCCACTTGCCATGTGCTTCCTCAGGTCGGGGAGAGCTCTTTGGAGGACGCGCTCGTGATGAGCCTGGAACCTGAGGAGCTTCTGGAAGCCCGGGACGAAGAAGCCTGAGAAGGCCCCAGGCCCCCACGGTCAGGGCCTcctcctgcaccaggcggggtggggggtgtcggGGCAGGGGCCTCCCCCCACGCCCTGACCCCCATGTGCCCACCGCCCTCGGAGCCCTGACTGGACCCGCTcttcccagagggcagggctgcctcccaGGCCGGGGGTGCGGGGCCCGGGGACCCTTGTCCTCAGAGACCCCACGGGGcgtgggctgggggctgaggaccAGGCCCGGCTGACCCAGCACCCTCTCTCCTGCAGGGGCCGCCATGGGGACAGCAGGTCCCCAGCCCCAAGGGGCAGCGGGTGCAGGCCACGGGGAGGGTGATGGGCGTGCACGGCCCTCTGTGGGGCTTGGGAGTGAGGCTGGGGGCCCCCGGGAGGGAGAGACGCTGCCCCCTGGGCCCCGTGTGGCCGTGGGCtggcaggggggcctggggggcaagCAGGCAGCCgggcgggaggctgggggagcagcGGGAGTGCGAGCCTGGCCTGCAGACGGTGGGGCGGGTGGCCGTGGCTCCAGGACCCCAAGGCCACCGGGGAGGTGGGGCCCTTGCCCGtgggggggtgggctgggggggtccccgcctgccccccggagcagcctgcagggaggcccTCCTGACTCCCCTCCCGCCCGACGGCCCGGCGGGCCCCTACCGTGCCTGTCGTCAGCAGGCGACACCATCAGCTGGGCCAGCGCCCAGAAGGCATCGTCCTCGGGCAGGAACATGAGGACGATGGCCGCGATCTCGCTCATGCCCTGGCAGTAGCCCACCTCCTACAAGAGCCAGAGCCCCATGGAGGGCGTGCGCCCCGAGGCCCCCTCTGATCCCACCCTGCGGGCGTCAGGCTCCGCCGGCCCCCTCACAGCCCGGGCTCCCGGAGGGGGCTCTcagagggcaggggggcaggtgAGGTCCACCCGGACCAGCTCGGGCGCCAGCACCCCGGGCCCCACTACCGAGCCCTGCGGCCGCCGTGCCAGGGCCCCCCGTCCTCAGACCAGCACGAGGGGCCTCTGTGAGCTGTGCCAGGCTGCAGGGGACCCGCCAGGTCTGGAGACCCCCCGGAGGGCAGGTCGGGGGCCTGACTGTGGCCCCTGGCAGGTCCCACGAGGGGAGCTGGGCCAGGACACCCCGCGGGGCCGGGGAGTGCGTGAGCTGGGGTCCTCGGGGACCCTTCTGGGATGCGCCGTGGAAGGGGGCGGCCTCCTGGGCGCCTGGGCCTCGTGCCCTTCAGGGGAGTGGGAGCCTTCCCCGCCCGGGTTCTCGTCAGTAGAGCCGTCTGTCAGGGTCCAGACCCGAGCTCTAGGACGGCCGCGGTGCACGCgggggccccgggcagccccAGCCCTCAGGCAcgcaggccctgcctcccctgggaggtctgcaccccgccccctgcccctcccagaggAGAGAGACCCTCCCTGGCATCTCGGGGCCGTGGAGCTGGGGCCCTGACTGTGAGTCCCGCTGGTCACCAGCACTCAGGACAGGCCGCCcgtggggcagggggcgggggcagggacaCTCTCAACGTCGTACACCGAGTAGGCCACCAGCACGTGGAACAGGGCTCGCTGCCTAGGAGGGGGGACAGCGGGGGGCTCTGCTCAGTCAGCCCCCGCCCAGCAAGGCCGCCGAGGTGCTGACACCTGCCCCGCAGGCCCTGCGGCCCGCAGGGCCCCTCCGCGGGGGCCGATCTCTGGGGTCAGGTCTGCGCACAGGGACAGGTGGCGACCTCACAACGTGCAGTGTGCCGGGGGTTCAGTGCACCCTGGGGTGTCCGACGCCTCTGAGAGGCTCCCGCCATGGGGTGTGCAGCTCCAGGCTCCCCCAGTGCCACCAGCGCCCCTTCCAGCCCTGGAGCGGCCCCCCCCTGCACGCCCCTGGGAGCCAGCGCTCCCCCTGCCCCGGTCCCCGCAGCCCCTGACGCCTCTCCTCcgctgccctggcctggcctggccccgtGTCCCGGGAACACCACCAACCCCACGTGGCCCCTGCCCCGAGCCCATGCAGCCGGGGCGTCCGTGGCCCTGAGCCCACCCCCAGGCcttcccaggtgtccctgggctggACTCTGTGGCGGGGGACCCCGGGCCCGCCCATTCCAGAGCATCTTAGGGCTCCAGGTCTGAACTGCCGTGAGGAGAGCAGGGAACGTCGTGCAGGTGTGACCCCGATACAGGCTGCGAACCCCTGGGGTCACTATCTGAGCACGGGGGGTACGGGGTGCGGCCCCCTCAGCGCTGCCAGGAGCTGCCCGATGCCCCCCGCAGGGTGGCCTGAGTCTGCACCCTGGCTCCGCGGCCCCCgggcctgggctgctggaggCCGGCTCCCCCTGGGCCGGGGGTCACAGGTCAGCCTGACCCTGCCGCGCTCTGAGGGCcacgggggccccggggggcagcaggttccctgcagggaggagcaCCGAGTTCCTGTGGGGAGACGGTCCGAGCGGCCCCCCGGGAAGCCCAGCCACCCTTGCCTGGTGgctccccagccccgcccctggcgcccctgcaggtcagccctggggtcccgggcTCCCACACACCCCGCCCGCTGCACACAGAGGTAGCCAcaccctctgctccacccacctgcacccccctGTCGGggactccctgccttccccacctccccgcagcccctggggactctatgggacacccgggcttctgacaGGAGCAGGCCGTCCAGAGAACCCCAAGGTggccggggaggctgagcatgtcccacagggggcagctgtaCCGCGTCCttgtgggggggggcgggaccGATAgtgtaggggtgggggtgtgggggtgtgggggatggtgtgggggtgatgtagggggatggcgtggggcggtggttgaggggatggggtggggggctgcggaCACAGGGCACCCCCTTCTCTAAGGTGCACACGGAgatgtctacagataaaggcgaccccagtctggggtttgctgtgacccctgcccctgcccctggggccccgtgtgctcAGCGCAGGGCCTGCCTGGACCGGGGCGGCATCTGGGGGTCGTCATGCTATGTGTGCTCACCAACTGCAAATTGTCTAAGATAAAATGCCCAGAATTCAGAAGTACATAAAGCActgagggtgggtgtcaccctgacctgtccgACCTTCGTCGGGTCCATGTGTCTCGGTCCAGCCGCGGCTGGGCCACCTGGCCCCCAgatccccttactgcccccccacgcccccaccctGGCCTTTGCTCTTCACGGGGCCGCCCCTCAGCCCCTTGGGGTTCAGCTCAGACGGtgacccctggaggccccatcctggGGCCTCCCCATCCCCgagaccctgggggtgggggcacgggggtcatccccagcaccctaccaTGTGGCAGTGTGTTGTTTGCTGCCGTCCGAGACCCTGTGTCCCCTGCACAGAAtcccccgggcctcccctggcccccaAACCCCGCTGGTcaggacacagaccccgacctgtcagcagctgctgtcctgggcagggagccctggggccaccatgggagtgtgtcctgcaggaacctccacccttcccctgggaggccggggacggcaggagtgcccaccgtgcccgcgGGGCCTgcgtgagggcctgtgcccagctgtcgtgggtggggaggggactgagggtcagccctggacagggaggggacatggaggatcaacccgggtggggaggagacatggggggtcagcccaggtggggaggggacatggaggatcagccctggtggggaggggacgggggggtcagccctggtggggaggggacaaggggtcagcccgggtggggaggagacatggggggtcagccctggtggggaggggacaggggggtCAGCCCTGGTCGGGAGGGGACTGACGCTCCACGGGGAGTGGATGGGCCCCACCTGGTATTTCCCGGCATTCCTGGCCTTAACCTGGTCCACGTTCAGCAATCGCAGCCACACCTGTCCCCGCACCTGGGGCGGGACCCCCTTGTCGACCCGGCGTCGCAGCTGCGGGGAGGAAGGCGATGCTGGTGAGAGGGGCCCAGGGCGGCCCCTTGGAGCCCAGGGAGCGCGAGGCATCTAGAAGGTTCCGGCTTCGGCTCCAGGGTGTCTCTGGAGAGGCTGGGTCTCCCTGGGTTGGGCTCCGCATCGGGGAGACGTTTCGGCCGCTCACAGGCCTCGGCTGGAGCCTGGACGGAGGCGGGGGCGGCCCTGGGCGCGGGGACACCGCCTCCCGCTcggcctcctgcagcgcctgcgcgtcccgcagggggcgcccgagcccaagCCCGGACCAGGGGGCGCGTGCGCAGTAGCCTCTTCCGCCtgctgaggggagcctgggtgcgCGGGAGGGcgtggggccgcgtccacgctgacagggcCCAGCCTACTTAGGACCCGCGGGAAGGCTTCAGGAGGACGTAGGGTTAGAGtgagggtcagggtcaggggttagggttatggttagggttaggggttagggttagggtttaggggttagagctagggctagggttagggttggggttggggtggagttaggggttaggggtaggggttagcggttaggggttagggttagagggttagggttagggttaggggttaggcctcaggattagggttagggttaggagtaagcagttagggttaggggtaagggttaggggttaggtattaggggttagggttagggtttagggttagggttagggttaggggttaggggttaagggtaggggtaggattagggttagagttagggtttagggttagggtttagggttagggttaggggttaggggttagggttaggggttagggttaggggttaggggttagggttagggttagggttagggttaggggttagggttaggggttagggttaggggttagggttaggggttagggttagggttagggttaggggttagggttaggggttagggttaggggttagggttagggttagggttagggttagggttagggttaggggttagggttagggttagggttagggttagggttagggttagggttag
This region of Canis lupus baileyi chromosome 32, mCanLup2.hap1, whole genome shotgun sequence genomic DNA includes:
- the LOC140623371 gene encoding USP6 N-terminal-like protein isoform X1 — protein: MPRAPWAPRGRPGPLSPASPSSPQLRRRVDKGVPPQVRGQVWLRLLNVDQVKARNAGKYQEVGYCQGMSEIAAIVLMFLPEDDAFWALAQLMVSPADDRHGFFVPGFQKLLRFQAHHERVLQRALPDLRKHMDEEQMSTGIYTPKWFLQCFLGRTPFSLTLKLWDAYVLDGERVLTAMAYTILKVHRKRLLKLPLEGLREFLQDSLAQPWALEDEVVLRHLQASMTLLRRMRCDLPPPQRDLRSSSRGPWAWSKCPWRPGLSSLLQPLSHRPG